A stretch of Pseudomonas sp. LRP2-20 DNA encodes these proteins:
- the cprA gene encoding cationic peptide resistance protein CprA (CprA (cationic peptide resistance A) is an SDR family oxidoreductase by homology), with protein MNAPAPHINFALHEHLLLTGATGFLGGSVTAQLIANGRSANLCFLVRADSREQGLERLRDNLRQHGVGERDCQALRADQIICGDFLDTRWLAEATPRLMQIDRVINCAAVASFSKNPNIWPVNVEGTYAFAEVMSRSTRLKRFLHVGTAMSCGPQRESPISESWDFPAAEQQLVDYTASKAEIERRMSEQLPQLPLVVARPSIVVGHRTLGCQASASIFWVFRMGFALESFTCELNEQIDVIPVDYCAEALIGLTLKPRLEHNLYHISAGHQAACTFGEIDQAFAHANGAQPVGERYRKVDVDDLKSLAQDFEARIGPANPRLVLRALRLYSGFADLNYLFDNSRLLEEGIAMPPRFTDYLDVCVKSSSGVSIATQMQWDFK; from the coding sequence ATGAACGCGCCTGCCCCACACATCAACTTCGCTCTTCACGAACATCTGCTGCTGACCGGCGCCACCGGTTTTCTCGGTGGTTCGGTCACGGCCCAACTGATCGCCAATGGCCGCAGTGCCAACTTATGTTTCCTGGTCCGTGCCGACAGCCGAGAGCAAGGCCTCGAACGCCTGCGCGACAACCTGCGCCAACACGGCGTTGGCGAACGTGACTGCCAGGCCTTGCGCGCCGACCAGATCATTTGCGGCGACTTCCTCGATACCCGCTGGCTGGCCGAGGCCACGCCCCGGCTGATGCAGATCGACCGGGTGATCAACTGTGCGGCGGTGGCGTCGTTCTCGAAGAACCCGAACATCTGGCCGGTCAATGTCGAAGGCACCTACGCCTTCGCCGAGGTGATGAGCCGCTCGACGCGCCTCAAGCGCTTCCTGCACGTGGGCACGGCCATGAGCTGCGGCCCGCAGCGTGAGTCGCCGATCAGCGAGTCGTGGGACTTCCCCGCGGCCGAGCAACAGCTGGTCGACTACACCGCCTCCAAGGCCGAGATCGAACGGCGCATGAGCGAGCAGCTGCCGCAACTGCCGCTGGTGGTGGCGCGCCCGTCCATCGTGGTCGGCCACCGCACCCTCGGTTGCCAGGCTTCGGCCAGCATCTTCTGGGTGTTCCGCATGGGCTTCGCGCTGGAGAGCTTCACCTGCGAGCTGAACGAGCAGATCGATGTGATCCCGGTCGATTACTGCGCCGAAGCGCTGATCGGCCTGACGCTCAAGCCACGCCTGGAGCACAACCTGTACCACATCTCCGCCGGCCACCAGGCCGCCTGCACCTTTGGCGAGATCGACCAGGCCTTCGCCCATGCTAACGGCGCGCAGCCGGTTGGCGAGCGCTACCGCAAGGTCGATGTCGATGACCTGAAAAGCCTGGCGCAAGACTTCGAAGCGCGCATCGGCCCGGCCAACCCGCGCCTGGTACTGCGCGCCCTGCGCCTGTACAGCGGCTTTGCCGACCTCAACTACCTGTTCGACAACAGCCGCCTGCTCGAAGAAGGCATCGCCATGCCGCCACGGTTTACCGACTACCTGGATGTGTGCGTGAAGTCGTCCAGCGGGGTGAGCATCGCCACCCAGATGCAGTGGGATTTCAAGTAG
- a CDS encoding LysR substrate-binding domain-containing protein, whose protein sequence is MNRNELRKADINLMVVFEALMQERNLTRAAEKLFLAQPTVSAALARLRTMFNDPLLVRVGNRMEPSARAAEVIKHLTPALDAMSAALSLTHDFDPPTSTMTFRIGLSDDVESGLLPPLLRALRTEAPHVVVVVQHVDYWRIPDLLASGEVTVGISQTRGLPANAKRKVLRTMQARVLRADKSAQALTLEQFCQRPHVQVSPTANTQGVVDDWLKEIGHSRNVVLSVPQFSSLPAILADTDLLACCPDYAAEAMASWGNLQAETLPFDTVPLELAMVWLSTTDSDPAERWLRGRLEYYMSGNREIRVG, encoded by the coding sequence ATGAATCGAAACGAACTGCGCAAGGCGGACATCAACCTCATGGTGGTGTTCGAGGCCTTGATGCAAGAGCGCAACCTCACCCGCGCCGCCGAGAAGCTGTTTCTCGCCCAGCCCACAGTCAGCGCGGCCCTGGCCAGGCTGCGCACGATGTTCAACGATCCGTTGCTGGTCCGTGTCGGCAACCGCATGGAGCCATCTGCCCGGGCGGCGGAGGTGATCAAGCACCTTACCCCGGCACTGGACGCGATGTCGGCTGCCCTGAGCCTGACCCATGATTTCGACCCGCCGACCAGTACGATGACCTTCAGGATCGGCTTGTCCGATGATGTCGAATCTGGGCTGCTGCCGCCGTTGCTGCGGGCGCTGCGCACCGAGGCGCCGCATGTGGTGGTGGTCGTGCAGCATGTCGACTACTGGCGTATCCCCGACCTGCTGGCGTCGGGGGAGGTCACGGTGGGCATCAGCCAGACCCGCGGCTTGCCGGCCAATGCCAAGCGTAAAGTATTACGTACCATGCAGGCGCGGGTGCTCAGGGCCGACAAGTCCGCGCAAGCGCTGACCCTGGAGCAGTTTTGCCAGCGCCCCCACGTGCAGGTGTCGCCAACGGCAAACACCCAGGGAGTGGTCGATGACTGGCTGAAGGAAATCGGCCATTCGCGCAATGTGGTGTTGTCGGTGCCGCAGTTCAGTTCATTGCCGGCCATTTTGGCCGACACCGACCTGCTTGCCTGCTGCCCGGACTACGCTGCCGAGGCCATGGCCAGCTGGGGCAACCTGCAGGCAGAAACCTTGCCGTTCGATACCGTGCCGCTGGAGCTGGCCATGGTCTGGCTGAGCACTACCGACAGCGACCCGGCAGAGCGCTGGCTGCGTGGGCGGTTGGAGTACTACATGAGTGGCAATCGTGAGATACGGGTCGGGTAG
- a CDS encoding MFS transporter gives MSVQESPPLAVSKGDVGKMEAAMALGSFAIGTGEFAIMGLMPDIASNLQLSEPQVGHAISAYALGVVVGAPALAILGAKLLRKHLLLLLMALYALGNLATAFAPSFASMVAFRFISGLPHGAYFGIAAVVASSMVPSNQRAGAVARVMMGLTLAMLLGNPVATFLGQFFGWRSAFILVGAIALCTIALVWRYVPQRHDEPRSDPRKELQAFTLPQVWMALGIAAIGFAGMFCVFSYLAPTMLQVTQVAPEWIPFGLAAFGAGGIIGNIAGGKLFDRLQFRAVGIVLVWSAAVLLFFSFAAHALWSVLLGIGLVGTMIALAAPLQIRLMDIAHEAPSLAAASNHAAFNLANALGPWFGGMAISAGLGWTSTGYIGAATAMAGLLIYLVARRMKGGH, from the coding sequence ATGTCTGTTCAGGAATCACCGCCACTCGCCGTTTCCAAGGGCGATGTCGGCAAGATGGAAGCTGCCATGGCGCTCGGCAGCTTCGCCATCGGCACCGGCGAATTCGCCATCATGGGCCTGATGCCCGATATCGCCAGCAACCTGCAATTGAGCGAGCCACAAGTCGGCCACGCCATCAGCGCCTACGCGCTAGGTGTGGTGGTCGGCGCCCCGGCCCTGGCCATCCTCGGTGCCAAGCTGCTGCGCAAGCACCTGTTGCTGTTGCTCATGGCACTGTATGCCCTCGGCAACCTGGCCACCGCCTTCGCCCCGTCATTTGCCAGCATGGTTGCCTTCCGCTTCATCAGCGGCCTGCCCCATGGTGCCTACTTCGGCATCGCCGCCGTGGTCGCGTCGAGCATGGTGCCCAGCAACCAGCGCGCAGGCGCCGTGGCACGGGTGATGATGGGCCTGACCCTGGCAATGCTGCTGGGCAACCCGGTGGCAACCTTCCTCGGCCAGTTCTTCGGCTGGCGTTCAGCGTTCATCCTGGTGGGTGCCATCGCCCTGTGCACCATCGCGCTGGTCTGGCGTTACGTGCCACAGCGCCACGATGAACCGCGCAGCGACCCGCGCAAGGAACTGCAAGCCTTTACCCTGCCACAAGTGTGGATGGCGCTGGGCATTGCCGCGATCGGCTTTGCCGGCATGTTCTGCGTGTTCAGCTACCTGGCGCCGACCATGCTGCAAGTGACCCAGGTGGCGCCGGAGTGGATCCCCTTCGGCCTGGCCGCGTTCGGCGCTGGCGGCATCATCGGCAACATTGCCGGCGGCAAGCTGTTCGACCGCCTGCAGTTCCGCGCCGTGGGCATTGTGCTGGTGTGGTCGGCGGCCGTGCTGCTGTTCTTCAGCTTCGCCGCCCACGCGCTGTGGTCGGTGCTGTTGGGGATCGGCCTGGTCGGCACCATGATCGCCCTGGCCGCGCCGCTGCAGATCCGCCTGATGGACATCGCCCATGAAGCGCCGAGCCTGGCGGCCGCTTCCAACCATGCTGCCTTCAACCTGGCCAACGCCCTGGGTCCCTGGTTTGGCGGCATGGCCATCAGCGCCGGGCTGGGCTGGACCAGCACCGGGTATATCGGTGCGGCAACGGCAATGGCGGGGTTGCTGATCTACCTGGTGGCACGCCGGATGAAGGGCGGGCACTGA
- a CDS encoding APC family permease, with protein sequence MHTTTNTAQPHPHQPASPSNASGRFRKSMGMTALVLFGLAYMVPLAVFTTYGLVTQMTKGHLPIAYLLTLAAMLLTAYSYGRMVQAHPYSGSVYTYTRKAFGSHFGFIAGWTLLLDYIFLPLLSYLLIGIYMSEYFPAIHAWVWVAGSIALVTFLNLIGIESITRVNWILVVAQLVFIVVFVALSIRHVGSQAAPVSLLAPFHHEGFSVPLIMTGAAVLCLSFLGFDAVSTMAEETSNPTRRIPQAIMAVSLIGGLLFLVVSYFAQMVFPDWASFADPDSASVDVMRRVGGEYLVTAFTATYVAGCFASAMVSQASVSRVLFAMGRDGALPRVFGQLVTKKRVPAAAIMLVSLLSLVALFITLDTVANMISFGALFAFSAVNLAVVKHYLVDQQLRGMRNCLLYGAIPALGFLSTIWLWTSLSSMSFTIGLCWMGAGFVCLLGLTKAFRVKLPELQMAE encoded by the coding sequence ATGCATACAACAACAAATACAGCCCAGCCCCATCCCCATCAGCCAGCATCACCCAGCAACGCTTCAGGTCGTTTCAGAAAGTCCATGGGCATGACCGCGCTGGTGCTGTTCGGCCTCGCCTACATGGTCCCGCTCGCCGTGTTCACCACCTACGGGCTGGTCACCCAGATGACCAAGGGCCACCTGCCCATCGCCTACCTCCTCACCCTCGCCGCCATGCTGCTCACCGCCTACAGCTACGGGCGCATGGTCCAGGCCCACCCCTACTCCGGTTCGGTCTATACCTATACGCGCAAGGCGTTCGGCAGCCACTTCGGCTTCATCGCCGGCTGGACCTTGCTGCTGGACTACATTTTCCTGCCGCTGCTCAGCTACCTGCTGATCGGCATCTACATGTCCGAGTATTTCCCGGCCATCCATGCCTGGGTGTGGGTCGCCGGGTCGATTGCCTTGGTGACGTTCCTCAACCTGATCGGTATCGAGTCGATCACCCGGGTCAACTGGATCCTGGTGGTTGCGCAGTTGGTGTTCATCGTGGTGTTCGTCGCCCTCTCCATACGCCACGTGGGTAGCCAGGCCGCGCCGGTATCGCTGCTGGCACCGTTCCACCATGAAGGCTTCAGCGTGCCGCTGATCATGACCGGGGCGGCGGTGCTGTGCTTGTCGTTCCTGGGCTTTGATGCGGTGTCGACCATGGCCGAGGAAACCAGCAACCCGACCCGGCGCATACCGCAGGCGATCATGGCAGTGTCGCTGATCGGCGGCCTGCTGTTCCTGGTGGTGTCGTACTTTGCGCAGATGGTGTTCCCCGACTGGGCCAGCTTTGCCGACCCGGATTCGGCTTCGGTGGACGTGATGCGCCGTGTGGGGGGCGAGTACCTGGTGACGGCCTTCACCGCGACCTACGTGGCGGGTTGCTTCGCTTCGGCGATGGTGTCCCAGGCCAGCGTGTCGCGGGTGTTGTTCGCCATGGGCCGCGATGGCGCGTTGCCGCGGGTGTTCGGCCAGCTGGTGACGAAGAAACGCGTGCCGGCGGCAGCGATCATGCTGGTCAGCCTGCTGTCGCTGGTGGCGCTGTTCATTACCCTGGATACCGTGGCCAACATGATCAGCTTCGGCGCGCTGTTCGCCTTCTCGGCGGTGAACCTGGCGGTGGTCAAGCACTACCTGGTGGACCAGCAGTTGCGAGGGATGCGCAACTGCCTGCTGTATGGCGCCATTCCAGCGCTTGGGTTCCTCAGCACGATCTGGTTGTGGACCAGCCTGTCGAGCATGTCCTTTACCATTGGCTTGTGCTGGATGGGCGCGGGGTTTGTCTGCTTGCTCGGGCTGACCAAGGCGTTTCGGGTGAAGTTGCCGGAGTTGCAGATGGCTGAATGA
- a CDS encoding aldehyde dehydrogenase produces MYDLGYWQQRAAGLSLRDKALIGGRQVGAASGATFDSINPATQQVLARVAACDQADVDLAVSAARRAFEQGPWPRMAPGERKKVLLRLAELIMAHREELALLDSLNMGKPVMDAYNIDVPGSAHVFAWYGEALDKLYDQVAPTAANALATITREALGVVAAVVPWNFPLDMAAWKLAPALAAGNSVVLKPAEQSPFSALRLAELALEAGLPEGVLNVVPGLGETAGRALGLHPDVDCLVFTGSTQVGKYFMQYSAQSNLKQVWLECGGKSPNLVFADCQDLDLAAEKAAFGIFFNQGEVCSANSRLYVQRAIHDEFIERLQAKARQWLPGNPLDPASRAGAIVDGEQTTRIARAIGLASEQGARLVCGGRRLTIGASDNFIEPTIFAGVDNGMSLARDEVFGPVLAVSAFDTEEQAVRLANDSIYGLAASVWSDDLNRAHRVARALKAGTVSVNTVDALDVTVPFGGGKQSGFGRDLSLHSFDKYSQLKTTWYQLRG; encoded by the coding sequence ATGTACGATCTTGGATACTGGCAACAGCGCGCTGCAGGCCTGAGCTTGCGAGACAAGGCCTTGATCGGCGGCCGCCAGGTCGGGGCAGCCAGCGGTGCAACGTTCGACAGCATCAACCCCGCCACCCAACAGGTCCTTGCCCGTGTCGCTGCCTGTGACCAGGCCGACGTCGACCTTGCCGTCAGCGCAGCGCGCAGGGCGTTCGAGCAGGGGCCATGGCCACGCATGGCGCCCGGCGAGCGCAAGAAAGTGCTGCTGCGCCTGGCCGAGCTGATCATGGCCCACCGCGAAGAGCTGGCGCTGCTGGACTCGCTGAACATGGGCAAGCCGGTCATGGACGCCTACAACATCGATGTACCGGGTTCGGCCCACGTCTTCGCCTGGTATGGCGAGGCACTCGACAAGCTCTACGACCAGGTCGCACCGACCGCGGCCAACGCCTTGGCCACCATCACCCGCGAAGCGCTGGGGGTGGTCGCGGCCGTGGTACCGTGGAACTTCCCCCTCGACATGGCCGCCTGGAAGCTCGCCCCGGCGCTGGCGGCGGGCAACAGCGTGGTCCTCAAGCCCGCCGAGCAATCGCCGTTCTCGGCCTTGCGCCTGGCCGAACTGGCACTGGAAGCCGGCCTGCCGGAGGGCGTGCTCAACGTGGTCCCGGGCCTTGGCGAAACGGCGGGTCGCGCGCTGGGCCTGCACCCGGACGTCGACTGCCTGGTGTTCACCGGCTCCACCCAGGTCGGCAAGTACTTCATGCAGTACTCGGCACAGTCCAACCTCAAGCAGGTGTGGCTGGAGTGTGGCGGCAAGAGCCCGAACCTGGTGTTCGCTGACTGCCAGGACCTGGACCTGGCCGCCGAGAAGGCCGCCTTTGGCATCTTCTTCAACCAGGGCGAAGTGTGTTCGGCCAACTCGCGGCTGTATGTGCAGCGCGCGATCCATGACGAATTCATCGAACGCCTGCAGGCCAAGGCCCGCCAGTGGCTGCCAGGCAACCCGCTGGACCCGGCCAGCCGTGCAGGCGCCATCGTCGATGGCGAACAGACCACGCGCATCGCCCGGGCCATCGGCCTGGCCTCGGAGCAGGGCGCGCGCCTGGTCTGTGGCGGGCGACGCCTGACCATCGGGGCCTCGGACAATTTCATCGAACCGACTATCTTTGCCGGCGTCGACAACGGCATGAGCCTTGCCCGGGACGAGGTCTTCGGCCCGGTGCTGGCAGTCAGTGCGTTCGATACCGAGGAACAGGCCGTCCGCCTGGCCAACGACAGCATCTACGGGCTGGCGGCGTCGGTGTGGAGCGATGACCTGAACCGTGCGCACCGGGTTGCGCGTGCGCTCAAGGCGGGTACGGTGTCGGTCAACACGGTCGATGCGCTGGATGTGACCGTGCCGTTTGGCGGTGGCAAGCAGTCCGGGTTCGGCCGCGACCTGTCGTTGCACTCGTTCGACAAGTACTCGCAGTTGAAGACCACCTGGTACCAGTTGCGTGGGTGA
- a CDS encoding peroxiredoxin yields the protein MIKPGEQLPDVTLYEYNSNEGACPIGPNAFSVAERCKQKKVLIFGLPGAFTPTCSERHVPGYVAAAQALFAAGVDEILCVSVNDAFVMNAWGNSLQVGEAVRMIGDGNGEFSEALGLIQDLSARGLGRRSQRYAMLVDNGVVKHVAVEAPGKFEVSDAASMLAVVKA from the coding sequence ATGATCAAGCCCGGCGAGCAACTGCCCGATGTGACGCTCTACGAGTACAACAGCAATGAGGGCGCCTGCCCGATCGGCCCGAATGCGTTTTCCGTGGCTGAGCGCTGCAAGCAAAAGAAAGTGCTGATTTTCGGATTGCCCGGTGCGTTCACACCGACCTGTTCGGAGCGTCACGTGCCAGGTTATGTGGCTGCAGCCCAGGCGCTGTTCGCGGCCGGCGTTGACGAAATTCTCTGTGTTTCGGTGAACGATGCCTTCGTCATGAACGCCTGGGGCAATAGCCTGCAGGTGGGCGAGGCGGTGAGGATGATCGGCGATGGCAACGGCGAGTTCAGCGAGGCGCTGGGGCTGATCCAGGACCTTTCGGCCCGTGGCCTGGGCCGGCGTTCGCAACGCTACGCCATGCTGGTCGACAATGGCGTGGTCAAGCACGTTGCGGTGGAGGCGCCTGGCAAGTTCGAGGTCAGCGACGCGGCGAGCATGCTGGCCGTGGTCAAGGCATGA
- a CDS encoding DHA2 family efflux MFS transporter permease subunit, which produces MNSELPVLSPRQKVAAFASMCVGMFIALIDIQIVSASLKDIGGGLSAGADDTAWVQTAYLIAEIIVIPLSGWLSRVMSTRWLFAASAAGFTLTSLLCAVAWNIQSMIAFRALQGFLGGSMIPLVFTTAFIYFSGPQRVIAASVIGAIASLAPTLGPAVGGWITDVSSWHWLFYINLVPGIFVTVAVPLLVKVDQPNLALLKGADYLGMGLMAVFLGCLEYTLEEGPRWNWFSDSTIATTAWLAGLCGVLFVWRSLKVAQPIVDLHALGDRNFALGCLFSFITGIGIFATIYLTPLFLGRVRGYGALDIGLAVFSTGVFQLLAIPVYAFLANRVDLRWILMLGLALFGLSMWDFTPITHDWGARELLLPQAIRGFAQQMAVPPTVTLTLGALSPARLKLASGLFNLMRNLGGALGIAACATILNDRTNLHFLRLAEHLNIRNETMNTWLEQWHDGAQALGQNSSQASQTALHQLWALTWREAQTMTYADAFLVIMLCFAIATLLVPLMRKVQPPRQPSADAH; this is translated from the coding sequence ATGAACAGCGAACTGCCGGTGCTCAGCCCCCGCCAGAAGGTGGCAGCCTTTGCCTCCATGTGTGTGGGAATGTTCATTGCCTTGATCGATATCCAGATTGTCTCGGCATCGCTCAAGGACATCGGGGGTGGGCTGTCTGCCGGTGCGGATGACACCGCCTGGGTGCAGACGGCCTACCTGATAGCCGAGATCATCGTGATCCCACTCTCAGGCTGGCTGTCGCGGGTGATGAGCACGCGCTGGCTATTTGCCGCCTCGGCCGCGGGCTTTACCTTGACCAGCCTGCTCTGCGCAGTGGCCTGGAACATCCAGAGCATGATCGCATTCCGCGCGCTGCAAGGCTTTTTGGGTGGGTCGATGATCCCCCTGGTGTTCACCACGGCGTTTATCTACTTCAGCGGCCCGCAACGGGTGATTGCCGCCTCGGTGATTGGCGCCATCGCCTCGCTCGCGCCAACCCTGGGGCCAGCGGTTGGCGGCTGGATCACCGATGTCTCGTCCTGGCACTGGTTGTTCTACATCAACCTGGTGCCCGGTATCTTCGTCACCGTCGCTGTCCCCCTGCTGGTCAAGGTCGACCAGCCCAACCTGGCTTTGCTCAAGGGCGCCGACTACCTGGGGATGGGCCTGATGGCAGTGTTTCTGGGTTGCCTGGAGTACACCCTGGAAGAAGGGCCACGCTGGAACTGGTTCAGCGACAGCACGATTGCCACCACGGCCTGGCTGGCAGGCCTGTGTGGCGTTCTGTTCGTATGGCGCAGCCTGAAGGTGGCGCAGCCCATCGTCGACTTGCATGCCCTGGGCGATCGCAACTTTGCCCTGGGTTGCCTGTTTTCGTTCATCACCGGCATCGGGATCTTCGCCACGATCTACCTGACACCGTTGTTCCTGGGCCGTGTGCGCGGTTACGGTGCCCTCGATATCGGCCTGGCGGTGTTCTCCACCGGGGTATTCCAGCTATTGGCGATCCCGGTGTACGCCTTTCTCGCCAACCGTGTGGACTTGCGCTGGATACTGATGTTGGGCCTGGCACTGTTTGGCCTGTCGATGTGGGACTTTACGCCCATTACCCATGACTGGGGTGCCAGGGAGCTGTTGTTGCCCCAGGCCATTCGAGGGTTCGCACAACAAATGGCGGTGCCGCCGACGGTCACGCTGACCCTGGGGGCGCTGTCGCCGGCACGTCTGAAGCTCGCCTCGGGCTTGTTCAACCTGATGCGCAACCTGGGCGGCGCGCTGGGCATCGCGGCCTGCGCCACGATTCTCAATGACCGTACCAACCTGCACTTCTTGCGCCTGGCCGAGCACCTGAACATTCGCAACGAGACCATGAACACCTGGCTCGAACAATGGCATGACGGCGCCCAGGCACTGGGCCAGAACAGCTCGCAAGCTAGCCAGACTGCACTGCATCAGCTCTGGGCATTGACCTGGCGCGAAGCGCAGACAATGACGTACGCCGACGCCTTCCTGGTCATCATGCTGTGCTTCGCGATCGCCACGCTGCTGGTCCCGTTGATGCGCAAGGTCCAGCCACCACGGCAACCGTCGGCGGATGCCCATTGA
- a CDS encoding HlyD family secretion protein translates to MNAQVDIEPGAVLDSDTAPVKAFGRVAALRLGALALAIIAGVACASHWWVSGRFIEDTDDAYVGAEVTVISAKVPGYISEVAVVDNQFVKAGDLLARIDVRDYNAALAKAEGAVAAQHARLANLDAVELLQQAVISQAKAQIDARSAEAQRAMDDRTRYQNLVQSQAVSVQSAQRVDTAWKTAQADRVHAQAGLLAARQQLAVIDTQRQQARAALAQAEADREQARLNVEYTELRAPVDGYVGNRRAKVGAYAAAGSQLISVVPAHGLWIDANFKEDQLARMQVGQAVSITADILPGRTFHGRVESIAPATGAQFSVLPPENATGNFTKIVQRVPVRVRLADGDADFGALRPGLSVLAEIDTKAPRETPAGLATASQP, encoded by the coding sequence ATGAACGCTCAGGTCGACATCGAACCCGGCGCGGTCCTGGACAGCGACACCGCGCCTGTCAAAGCCTTTGGCCGAGTAGCTGCCCTGCGCTTGGGCGCCCTGGCGCTGGCAATCATTGCCGGCGTGGCCTGCGCGAGCCACTGGTGGGTCAGCGGCCGGTTCATCGAAGACACCGACGATGCCTACGTGGGCGCCGAGGTGACCGTGATCAGCGCCAAGGTCCCCGGCTACATCAGTGAAGTCGCGGTGGTCGACAACCAGTTCGTCAAGGCGGGTGACCTGTTGGCGCGGATCGACGTGCGCGACTACAACGCCGCCTTGGCCAAAGCTGAAGGAGCCGTGGCGGCGCAGCATGCGCGCCTGGCCAATCTGGACGCGGTCGAACTGCTGCAACAGGCGGTCATCAGCCAGGCCAAAGCACAGATCGACGCGCGTAGCGCCGAAGCCCAGCGGGCCATGGATGACAGAACGCGTTATCAAAACCTGGTGCAAAGCCAGGCGGTCTCGGTGCAGAGCGCCCAGCGCGTCGACACGGCCTGGAAAACCGCGCAAGCCGATCGCGTCCACGCGCAAGCCGGCCTGCTGGCCGCACGCCAGCAGCTGGCCGTGATCGACACCCAACGCCAACAGGCACGCGCCGCACTGGCCCAGGCCGAAGCGGACCGCGAGCAAGCCCGGCTCAATGTCGAATACACCGAGCTGCGTGCGCCGGTCGATGGTTACGTCGGCAATCGCCGAGCCAAGGTCGGCGCCTATGCCGCAGCCGGTAGCCAACTGATTTCGGTGGTACCGGCCCACGGGTTGTGGATCGACGCCAACTTCAAGGAAGACCAGCTGGCACGCATGCAAGTGGGCCAGGCCGTCAGCATCACGGCCGATATCCTGCCAGGGCGCACCTTCCACGGCCGTGTCGAGAGCATTGCGCCGGCCACCGGCGCGCAGTTCAGTGTGTTGCCGCCCGAGAATGCCACCGGCAACTTCACCAAGATCGTGCAGCGCGTGCCGGTGCGTGTCCGCCTGGCAGATGGCGATGCCGACTTCGGCGCCCTGCGCCCTGGCCTTTCGGTGCTTGCCGAAATCGATACCAAGGCCCCGCGCGAGACGCCAGCGGGCCTCGCCACGGCTAGCCAGCCATGA
- a CDS encoding GlxA family transcriptional regulator codes for MHTLGFVVLPGFQLMGLTAITAFEIANLTLGKPAYEVTLLSEDGGLVTSSAGIRIETRAFGGGQVFDTVMFGSGTSVMPVTTGLASFVRASMDTARRVAAPCVGAFVLAESGVLDGRRATTHWLFAKQLEERYPKVKVEPDRIYIIDGPVWTSAGMTASIDLALAMIEQDHGLETARIVARKLVVYHRRAGGQSQFSVLLDLEPKSDRIQKALDYARRNLRNTLSVEELAGVSHLSPRQFSRAFTAETGQSPAKAVEHLRVEAARMLLEDSGHSIEVVAREAGFADRERMRRAFLRTIGQTPQMIRRSGTPMG; via the coding sequence ATGCACACCCTCGGTTTTGTCGTCCTTCCAGGCTTCCAGTTGATGGGGCTGACGGCGATCACGGCGTTCGAGATCGCCAACCTGACCCTGGGCAAGCCCGCCTACGAAGTCACACTGCTGTCGGAGGACGGGGGGCTGGTCACGTCTTCGGCGGGTATTCGCATCGAGACCCGCGCGTTTGGCGGCGGGCAGGTGTTCGATACCGTGATGTTCGGCTCTGGCACGTCGGTGATGCCGGTCACCACCGGCCTTGCCAGCTTTGTGCGCGCGTCGATGGACACTGCTCGTCGAGTTGCCGCGCCCTGTGTTGGCGCCTTCGTCCTGGCCGAAAGTGGCGTGCTCGATGGCCGGCGGGCAACGACCCACTGGCTGTTTGCCAAGCAACTGGAGGAGCGCTACCCCAAGGTCAAGGTCGAACCGGACCGGATTTACATCATCGATGGCCCTGTGTGGACCTCGGCAGGCATGACCGCAAGCATCGACCTGGCGCTGGCCATGATCGAGCAGGACCATGGCCTGGAAACCGCCCGGATCGTTGCCCGCAAATTGGTGGTCTATCACCGCCGGGCCGGCGGGCAGTCGCAGTTTTCGGTGCTGTTGGACCTCGAGCCCAAGTCCGATCGCATCCAGAAAGCCCTCGATTACGCCCGGCGCAACCTGAGAAACACCTTGAGCGTGGAAGAACTGGCTGGGGTTTCGCACCTGAGCCCCCGGCAGTTCAGCCGCGCGTTCACTGCCGAAACCGGTCAATCGCCGGCCAAGGCGGTGGAGCACCTTCGGGTCGAGGCGGCGCGAATGCTGCTCGAAGACAGCGGGCATTCCATCGAAGTCGTTGCCCGGGAGGCAGGCTTCGCCGACCGGGAAAGGATGAGGCGGGCGTTCTTGCGTACGATCGGTCAGACGCCGCAAATGATACGGCGCAGCGGCACCCCGATGGGCTGA